The Engystomops pustulosus chromosome 1, aEngPut4.maternal, whole genome shotgun sequence genome has a window encoding:
- the LOC140134299 gene encoding uncharacterized protein isoform X2, translating to MTFSGNVSNKIWRLSRAISERGYSNGTQYEEPRPISRYPVPYKKDLPYDIVELMEEVEKKSGFLPNVFKVMAHRPNEFRAFFAYYAVIMDKENGNLSKADKELIIVATSANNKCPYCVTAHGALHRIYSKKKTLADQVTINPELADLSPRDRAMLEFALAVAKPENITEEHFSQLEKHGFDREDAWDIAMVTAFFAMANRIAHLTDMRPNEEFYTLGRLPKEKSKESK from the exons ACCTTTTCAGGAAATGTTTCAAATAAAATTTGGAGATTATCCAGAGCCATTTCAGAAAGAGGTTATTCAAATGGAACACAATATGAAGAACCTAGACCAATAAGTCGCTATCCTGTACCATACAAAAAAGATTTGCCATATGATATAGTGGAATTAATGGAAGAAGTAGAGAAAAAG AGTGGCTTCTTACCAAATGTTTTCAAAGTAATGGCACACCGACCCAATGAGTTCAGAGCATTTTTTGCTTATTATGCCGTCATTATGGACAAGGAAAATG GAAACCTATCCAAAGCTGACAAAGAATTAATCATTGTTGCTACAAGTGCAAACAACAAGTGTCCTTATTGTGTAACTGCTCACGGTGCATTACACCGGATATATTCCAAAAAGAAAACATTGGCTGACCAG GTCACCATCAATCCTGAGCTAGCCGATCTCAGTCCTAGAGATCGGGCCATGCTGGAGTTTGCCTTGGCAGTTGCCAAGCCAGAAAATATCACTGAAGAGCATTTTAGCCAACTGGAGAAGCATGGTTTTGACCGTGAAGATGCTTGGGATATCGCTATGGTCACTGCTTTTTTTGCTATGGCTAACCGTATTGCTCACTTAACTGATATGCGACCAAATGAAGAGTTCTATACACTAGGTAGACTGCCTAAGGAAAAATCTAAGGAATCAAAATAG
- the LOC140134299 gene encoding uncharacterized protein isoform X1, producing MRFLTSLWKIIRTPLPTTFSGNVSNKIWRLSRAISERGYSNGTQYEEPRPISRYPVPYKKDLPYDIVELMEEVEKKSGFLPNVFKVMAHRPNEFRAFFAYYAVIMDKENGNLSKADKELIIVATSANNKCPYCVTAHGALHRIYSKKKTLADQVTINPELADLSPRDRAMLEFALAVAKPENITEEHFSQLEKHGFDREDAWDIAMVTAFFAMANRIAHLTDMRPNEEFYTLGRLPKEKSKESK from the exons ACCTTTTCAGGAAATGTTTCAAATAAAATTTGGAGATTATCCAGAGCCATTTCAGAAAGAGGTTATTCAAATGGAACACAATATGAAGAACCTAGACCAATAAGTCGCTATCCTGTACCATACAAAAAAGATTTGCCATATGATATAGTGGAATTAATGGAAGAAGTAGAGAAAAAG AGTGGCTTCTTACCAAATGTTTTCAAAGTAATGGCACACCGACCCAATGAGTTCAGAGCATTTTTTGCTTATTATGCCGTCATTATGGACAAGGAAAATG GAAACCTATCCAAAGCTGACAAAGAATTAATCATTGTTGCTACAAGTGCAAACAACAAGTGTCCTTATTGTGTAACTGCTCACGGTGCATTACACCGGATATATTCCAAAAAGAAAACATTGGCTGACCAG GTCACCATCAATCCTGAGCTAGCCGATCTCAGTCCTAGAGATCGGGCCATGCTGGAGTTTGCCTTGGCAGTTGCCAAGCCAGAAAATATCACTGAAGAGCATTTTAGCCAACTGGAGAAGCATGGTTTTGACCGTGAAGATGCTTGGGATATCGCTATGGTCACTGCTTTTTTTGCTATGGCTAACCGTATTGCTCACTTAACTGATATGCGACCAAATGAAGAGTTCTATACACTAGGTAGACTGCCTAAGGAAAAATCTAAGGAATCAAAATAG
- the LOC140134299 gene encoding uncharacterized protein isoform X3 produces the protein MEEVEKKSGFLPNVFKVMAHRPNEFRAFFAYYAVIMDKENGNLSKADKELIIVATSANNKCPYCVTAHGALHRIYSKKKTLADQVTINPELADLSPRDRAMLEFALAVAKPENITEEHFSQLEKHGFDREDAWDIAMVTAFFAMANRIAHLTDMRPNEEFYTLGRLPKEKSKESK, from the exons ATGGAAGAAGTAGAGAAAAAG AGTGGCTTCTTACCAAATGTTTTCAAAGTAATGGCACACCGACCCAATGAGTTCAGAGCATTTTTTGCTTATTATGCCGTCATTATGGACAAGGAAAATG GAAACCTATCCAAAGCTGACAAAGAATTAATCATTGTTGCTACAAGTGCAAACAACAAGTGTCCTTATTGTGTAACTGCTCACGGTGCATTACACCGGATATATTCCAAAAAGAAAACATTGGCTGACCAG GTCACCATCAATCCTGAGCTAGCCGATCTCAGTCCTAGAGATCGGGCCATGCTGGAGTTTGCCTTGGCAGTTGCCAAGCCAGAAAATATCACTGAAGAGCATTTTAGCCAACTGGAGAAGCATGGTTTTGACCGTGAAGATGCTTGGGATATCGCTATGGTCACTGCTTTTTTTGCTATGGCTAACCGTATTGCTCACTTAACTGATATGCGACCAAATGAAGAGTTCTATACACTAGGTAGACTGCCTAAGGAAAAATCTAAGGAATCAAAATAG